From the Candidatus Bathyarchaeota archaeon genome, the window CCAGCACATGAACCTAGTCCTAGAAGAAGCCGAAGAGATAACCTCCGAGAACAATACAAGGAAGCTAGGCATGATAATAGTGAGGGGAGACAATATAGTCCTAGTATCCCCACCCCCGGCAAAGGAATAGTAAAACCATCCGATAGGGGAAACCCTAGATGAGCAAGGGGACGCCTTCCAAAGGCAAGAAGGGGAGATCCAAAACCCATATAACCTGTAGGAGATGCGGAAGGCACTCCTATCACATCCGGAAGAAGAGATGCGCAGCATGCGGGTTCGGAGAGACCAAGAAAATGAGATCGTACACGTGGCAAAACAAGAAAATAAATAAAATACGCGTAATATAGGAAGGGGAATAAGAGGTTAAAAAGGTTAAGCGAGGCAGGATCCACGCCGCACCTCAGCCATGGACGGGGCCCCTAAGCATGTGAAGCGTCGAGTCCATAATGGATAATGGGATGAAAGCCGGGATCCCAAAGATCATGGAGGATGGGCCGGTCGTCTAGCTTGGTTAGGACGTCAGCCTGACACGCTGAAGGTCCCCGGTTCAAATCCGGGCCGGCCCACCAAATTTTGAGTCCAGAAAAATTTAGTGGGCTTCAGGAGGTTGAGGCCTACATATAGGATGGATGGGAGTACGTGGCCCAGCTGCCGAATGGGAAGGCCATAATTAGGCTTGCCTAGCGAGGCTGAAGGGCTTGAGCCATACCTCGGCCTTTATCAGGAACTCCTCCGCGGGCAGCTCATCCCCCCTCCATTAGCAGCGCCTCGCGTAGGGGATGGCCGCATGGGAGCTTGGCCGCGAAGGCCTTCAGGGGCCTAACGTCTACCATGGAGGAGTTTCCAGCGAGGATATTTAAAGGCGCGGCGAGCGGGAAAAGGGGCGGAAGAAAACCCGGGGATGGCCGAGGCGCCCCATCACCGATGGCCTGGCATCTTCCATGCTACCCTTCAGCGGATTTGGCTATATCATCGGCTATCCCCCTCGCAACTTCCCAGCCCATCCCTCCAGGCGATGCGGGCACCATACGAATCCGAACTTGGGCGGGGGGAGAACATCTCGGCCAGCAATCCACGGCATTCCGCGTCGATGGGGCCCAGCACCACGAGCATCGCCCGAACCTCCAGCTGTGGATGTTTCCTGCTCATCCAGTCCCATGCGTGGAGGAACCCTATGACCCCCGTGAGCTTGGCTCCTAACCTCGGGCCAGTCTTGAACTCCACACCGACTACAGAGCACCCCCGCC encodes:
- a CDS encoding RNA-binding protein is translated as MSDVASKVFEDTLGRTVLVELKGGRCIRGKLYSFDQHMNLVLEEAEEITSENNTRKLGMIIVRGDNIVLVSPPPAKE
- a CDS encoding 50S ribosomal protein L37e codes for the protein MSKGTPSKGKKGRSKTHITCRRCGRHSYHIRKKRCAACGFGETKKMRSYTWQNKKINKIRVI